The genomic segment CTCGACGCCCAACCGGGCTTACTCGGCGCGGCATTCAATCGTGAACCCTTATCATGTGCGCGAATATTCGGAATCGGAACTGCGGGAACTGCTTCAGGCTTTTTTCGCCAAAGTGCATATTCACTACCAGGGCTTTGCCGACAGCTTCTATGCCGAAGTGAATCGCTATGCAACTGCTATTCAAACCCACAAGAAAACCATGCCTCCACTTCTGCAGTTCGCCGTCAACTACATTTATCGGCCAGTCAAACGCCTGGTTCCAGAGCCGTTGACCAACTTCTTCATCAATCGCTGGCTCAAGCTGTCTTATCCAGCGCCTCACTTGACCGACATCACCATCTCCGGCGAGCCGCTTCAGGATACCAATGTCTTCGTCGCGGTCTGCCAACACCCTCGCGACTGGCAAGAGCCGGCTTTGCGCGCCCGGCTGGCAAAGCCTCGAAAGAAACGAAACACTTCATGAAAAAGTTTTCCATCACGGTTCTCCGCAACTCGGCCTTTGGCATGGTTGCTCAACTGACCATTAAAGCCCTGTCGTTTGCGTTTTCGGTGCTGGTGGTGCGCAACCTGGGCGCCGAAGCCTTTGGCCAGTATGCGGCCGTAATGGCCTTTGGCGCCCTCTTCGCCTTCATCTCCGATCTCGGTCTTGGCGTTTACAGTGTGCGCGAAGTGGCCCGCTGGCGCGATTTGCCGGATGGGCCGGCGCAGGCCAACGCCCTCTATGCCAACGTCTTGACCTTGCGGCTGGCGCTCTCCCTGCTGGCGGCCCTGCTGGTGACGTTGACCGCCTGGCTTTCGGGGCGGCCTCTGGTGATGGTAGGCGCGATTGCCCTCAACGCCTGCGGTTTAATCCTGTACGCCGTGCAAGGCACTAGCGAAGCTGTGCTGGCCGGGTTTGAACGACTGGATTTATCGGCCGGGGCCAAGGTCGTCAACCAGTTGGCGTTTGTGGTTGTCGGTGCGGCCGCCTTGTTTTGGGGATTCGGTTATTACGGGTTGATCCTGGCCACCCTGCTCGGCGTGGCCTTGATGACGTTTGTGTGCTGGCGCGGGGTGCATGCTCTGGGCGTGCGCGCCGCCGGTGTGCAGGCCCAAAGGTGGCCGGCTCTTTTGCGAGCCAGCCTGCCGTTTGGCGTTATCGGGTTTGCTCTGGGGCTATCTTATAAATTTGACAGCGTCCTGCTCAACATCTTCCGCAGTGACGCCGAAACCGGCTATTACAACGCGGCCTATAACTTGATCTTCTCGGCGGCCATCATTTCCAACGTCTTCAACACCGCCCTGTATCCCTCGCTGACGCGGCGGGCGGTGACAGAGCCTGAAAGTTTGCCGAGGGTGTATGAACGCGCCCTCCGCTACATGTTGCTGATCGCGCTGCCCATCGCCGTCGGCGGCTGGACACTGGCCGATCAACTCATCCCGTTCCTCTTCGGCGCTGATTATGCGCCCGCCGTCCCGGCCTTCAAAATCGTGATCTGGGTATTGCCGCTGATGTTCGCCTCCGAGTTCCTGGGCTACGTCGTGTTGATCTCAGGCAAAGAGGCGCGGGCGGCGCGGGCGGTGCTGGTTAGCACCGGCTTGAATGTCGCCGCGAATCTGCTGCTGGTGCCGCGCTTCGGATTTATAGGCGCGGCGGTGATGACCGTGCTGACCGAGGCGGTGCTGGTGGGGCAGTACGTTTGGACGTTGCGCCCGGTGATGCAAAAAATTAATTGGGGCAACAGTCTCCTGCGCCCCTTGCTGGCCGTATTCCTGATGGGCGGATTGGTGTTGCTGGTTCATTCTTTGTTGCCGTTGCTGGCCAGCGTGGCTGTGGGAGGAGTGACGTATGGCCTCTTGTTGCTGGCGCTGGGCGTGATTGGCATGGACGACCTTCGGTTTGTGCAAAATATCCGCTCGGCATCAAAAGCGGCGATAGGCTAACAGGGCCGAAGACAATCGTGAAGATTTTATTCGGCATTCATCATTTCCCGCCGCACTACAGAGGCGGCGCAGAACTGGAAACCCACCGGCGGGCGCTTGCTCTGCAGGCTCATGGTTACGACGTTCAAGTGATCTGCGTAGAGAAAATTGATCGCGGGCCAAAAGAGGGCGTGTCCTGGGTGGATGAAGTGTACGAGGGCGTAAAGGTTCGCCGGCTTTCTTTCAACATGGCCGCCACCCCCGACCCGTTCCTTTGGGAGTATGACAATCCCTGGATTGGCGATCATTTGCGCCAGTTGATGCTGGATTATCAACCTGACATTTTTTACTTGGTGAGCGGCTACCTGATGTCGGGCCGCGCTCTGCTCGTGGCTCGTGAACTTGGCATTCCAACCGTGGTGATGCTGACGGATTTTTGGTTCCTCTGCCGCCGGATTACACTTTTGCGTAGTAACGGCCAGCTTACGACAATGCCGATTGACCCGATGAATTGCGCTCGCTGTTTGGGCGAAGAAAAGCGCCGCTATCGGTGGCCGGCGAAACTTGTGCCCGGCCTGATGGATTCTTTCTGGCGACTGCAAAAACACAAGCGGATCAGGTTTGAGGCCAGGGCGAGGTTTCTGCTTGAGACTCTGGGCCAGGCCAACTGCGTGATCAGCCCCTCTAATTTCCTGCGGTTGGCGCATATTGAAGCTGGCCTGCCCGCCGACAAGATTATCTTTTCGCGTCAGGGACGGGATTTCCCCGGCCTGACTGAGGCAATGTTGGAAAAGAAACCATCCGGCGCACTGAGGGTGGGCTATTTGGGGCAAATTGCTCACCTGAAGGGCGTTCACGTTTTGCTGGAAGCCGTGAAACAACTGCCGCAAATGCCGATCGAGGTGCAGGTCTATGGCGACTTGAAACACTTCCCAGGATACGTGGCAAAGTTGCGCCGCCTGATCGGCGACGATAGCCGGTTCCATCTCAACGGGTTGTACGACCAGCTCACCAACGCCTTGCACGAGTTGGATGTGGTGGTGGCGCCGTCGTTATGGTACGAGAACAGCCCGAACGTGATTCTGGAAGCTCTGGCGCACTGCACGCCGGTGCTGGCTTCGAATCTGGGCGGCATGGCCGAACTGGTGCAGGATGGCCGGAACGGCCTTTTGTTCAAAGCGGGCGACGCCGGTGATCTGGCCCGTCAATTGCGACGTTTGCTGGATGAGCCGGGCCTGCTGCCCAAATTGCGGGCCGGCATTCAACCGGTGAAGACGGTGGCCGAAGAATTGGACGAACTCAAAAGCATCTGTCAGGAACTTCTGGCCGGTAAAAGCCGCCCGGCTTCGGAAATTTCAGGCTGACGGCCAACCCCGCCAGACAAAAAGAGCCATGCTGACTTACATCAAAGAATTGATAAGGGCCAGGGAACTGTTGTGGACTTGGACGATGCGCGACTTCAAGGTGCGCTACAACCAATCTTTTCTCGGAGCGGCCTGGGCCATCCTCCAACCTTTATCACTCATGGCAACTTTCAGCGTCATTTTTTCGGTGTTTATCAAAGTGCCCACCGACGACGTGCCATACCCGATTTTTGCTTATGTGGCCTTGTTGCCCTGGACGTTTTTTACCAACTCGCTGAACTTCGCCATCCCCAGCCTGGTGGGCAACATGGATTTGGTTGGCAAGATTTATTTCCCGCGAGAGATTTTGCCGCTGTCGGCAATCCTGGTGGGTTTTATTGATTTCCTGATCGCCTCCCTGATTTTTATTGTGATGCTGATCGTCTACCACATCCCGGTTGGCTGGACGGCGGCCCTGGCGCCGTTGGTGTTCGCCATTCAGTTGATATTGATCTTTGGCATCAGCCTGTTGGCCTCAGCCATCAATGTGTTTTACCGTGACGTGCGCTTCATCATCCCCCTCATCCTGCAAATCTGGATGTACGTGTCGCCCGTCATTTATCCCGCGACTCTGGTGCCGGAGATTCTGCGGCCTCTCTATTTTCTGAATCCGATGGCGACGGTCATTGACACCTATCGCCGATTACTGCTTCACAACCAGATGCCGGACTGGCCCTATCTAGGCCTGGCGGCTCTGGTTTCCATTGCGTTGCTGACGTTTGCTTATCGCTATTTCAAGCAAGCCGAGCGCGTTTTTGCTGATTTGATCTGAAATCAAAAAGACAATCACCGAGATTGCCAGAGACAAGACATGGCTGTTATTGAGTTTAAACATGTTTCCAAAGCGTACCGCTTGGGCAGTCATCAGACAAGCCTGAGAGCGGCCATCGCCCACCAGGCCCGCCGGTTATTCCGGGCGAATGACGGGGCAACCGCCGATGAACTGTTCTGGGCTTTGGATGACGTGAGTTTTGAGATCGAGGTCGGCGAGGTGGTTGGCGTAATCGGCCACAACGGCGCCGGCAAAAGCACCATTCTCAAGCTGTTGTCCAAAGTAACTTTCCCAACCGAGGGCGAGATTCACACCCGGGGCCGCCTGGCCTCGCTGATTGAGTTGGGGGCCGGGTTTCACCCCGACCTGTCGGGCCGCGAGAACATGTATCTCAACGGCGCCATTCTTGGCCTGAAGCGGAGTGAGATTGACGCCCAGTTTTCAAACATGGTCGAGTTTGCCGGGCTGGAAAAATTTATTGATACGCCGGTAAAACGCTACTCCTCCGGCATGTACGTCCGGCTGGCGTTTGCCGTGGCCGCTCACGTGAAGGCCGACTTGCTTCTGGTGGATGAAGTTTTGTCGGTGGGCGACCTGGAGTTTCAGCAAAAATGCCTGACCAAGATGCGCGAATTGCGAGATAGCGGCGTGACCATCGTG from the Chloroflexota bacterium genome contains:
- a CDS encoding class I SAM-dependent methyltransferase, whose protein sequence is MKPTQVVERIEVDPESLFYHEHAARYEFARMHVQPGLLLDLASGAGYGANQLCRNPGTRVVGVDIHLPSVGKAQKSYPDRRISFVASDGLSLPFENHCFQSVVSLETIEHVADDAGFLREVVRVLNPYGLCILSTPNRAYSARHSIVNPYHVREYSESELRELLQAFFAKVHIHYQGFADSFYAEVNRYATAIQTHKKTMPPLLQFAVNYIYRPVKRLVPEPLTNFFINRWLKLSYPAPHLTDITISGEPLQDTNVFVAVCQHPRDWQEPALRARLAKPRKKRNTS
- a CDS encoding flippase, with the protein product MKKFSITVLRNSAFGMVAQLTIKALSFAFSVLVVRNLGAEAFGQYAAVMAFGALFAFISDLGLGVYSVREVARWRDLPDGPAQANALYANVLTLRLALSLLAALLVTLTAWLSGRPLVMVGAIALNACGLILYAVQGTSEAVLAGFERLDLSAGAKVVNQLAFVVVGAAALFWGFGYYGLILATLLGVALMTFVCWRGVHALGVRAAGVQAQRWPALLRASLPFGVIGFALGLSYKFDSVLLNIFRSDAETGYYNAAYNLIFSAAIISNVFNTALYPSLTRRAVTEPESLPRVYERALRYMLLIALPIAVGGWTLADQLIPFLFGADYAPAVPAFKIVIWVLPLMFASEFLGYVVLISGKEARAARAVLVSTGLNVAANLLLVPRFGFIGAAVMTVLTEAVLVGQYVWTLRPVMQKINWGNSLLRPLLAVFLMGGLVLLVHSLLPLLASVAVGGVTYGLLLLALGVIGMDDLRFVQNIRSASKAAIG
- a CDS encoding glycosyltransferase family 4 protein, encoding MKILFGIHHFPPHYRGGAELETHRRALALQAHGYDVQVICVEKIDRGPKEGVSWVDEVYEGVKVRRLSFNMAATPDPFLWEYDNPWIGDHLRQLMLDYQPDIFYLVSGYLMSGRALLVARELGIPTVVMLTDFWFLCRRITLLRSNGQLTTMPIDPMNCARCLGEEKRRYRWPAKLVPGLMDSFWRLQKHKRIRFEARARFLLETLGQANCVISPSNFLRLAHIEAGLPADKIIFSRQGRDFPGLTEAMLEKKPSGALRVGYLGQIAHLKGVHVLLEAVKQLPQMPIEVQVYGDLKHFPGYVAKLRRLIGDDSRFHLNGLYDQLTNALHELDVVVAPSLWYENSPNVILEALAHCTPVLASNLGGMAELVQDGRNGLLFKAGDAGDLARQLRRLLDEPGLLPKLRAGIQPVKTVAEELDELKSICQELLAGKSRPASEISG
- a CDS encoding ABC transporter permease — protein: MLTYIKELIRARELLWTWTMRDFKVRYNQSFLGAAWAILQPLSLMATFSVIFSVFIKVPTDDVPYPIFAYVALLPWTFFTNSLNFAIPSLVGNMDLVGKIYFPREILPLSAILVGFIDFLIASLIFIVMLIVYHIPVGWTAALAPLVFAIQLILIFGISLLASAINVFYRDVRFIIPLILQIWMYVSPVIYPATLVPEILRPLYFLNPMATVIDTYRRLLLHNQMPDWPYLGLAALVSIALLTFAYRYFKQAERVFADLI
- a CDS encoding ABC transporter ATP-binding protein, encoding MAVIEFKHVSKAYRLGSHQTSLRAAIAHQARRLFRANDGATADELFWALDDVSFEIEVGEVVGVIGHNGAGKSTILKLLSKVTFPTEGEIHTRGRLASLIELGAGFHPDLSGRENMYLNGAILGLKRSEIDAQFSNMVEFAGLEKFIDTPVKRYSSGMYVRLAFAVAAHVKADLLLVDEVLSVGDLEFQQKCLTKMRELRDSGVTIVFISHNMWNVSTFCKRVLLLQSGQIKADGAPDEVIQIYRLQEREKVVGRANAAGTNGGDGLEAGEATSAVTVELLNQDGQPEREFSPEDHLRIRLHYNTAQTIQSPLFEIQIRRADGLICCSLASDSDTAFANHSIQGRGAFEVVVGPLQLVPDVYAVEAHLADIEQPIVYASSAGEIFRVTGHVSDPDNAGVFRPRVEWLPQRVTE